The Halalkalibaculum roseum genome window below encodes:
- a CDS encoding sulfatase, translating to MKYRIKKQMTLVMDNAISKFIIFIVGLFLAGSGSLSAMQAATDDPPNILFIAVDDLKPLIGAYGNEQIQTPQMDRLAEEGVTFLNNHTQEAVCGPSRASLLTGLRPDQTKVWRLHVQIREHNPDVVTLPQYFKKQGYITTGVGKVFDRSTVGNGYDRRSWSIPFNSNMPDYPGEYGDPFVHYQSAETKARASHYMEAAAQKGIHKKRKQKSYALDRIKPSTEMLDVSDDAYLDGLHAKRGMALLDELSAEEKPFFLAVGFKKPHLPFIAPKKYWDLYDRENIELSSWQKKSVNGPKIAYHNFGELRSYSDIRPALDDSLHLAESKQKELIHGYMAAVSYIDTQVGKLMDKLEELGLRENTIVVLW from the coding sequence ATGAAATATAGGATTAAAAAACAAATGACTTTGGTCATGGATAATGCCATTAGCAAGTTCATCATTTTTATTGTCGGGCTCTTTTTGGCTGGATCAGGCTCTTTGTCAGCAATGCAAGCTGCTACGGATGATCCACCGAATATTTTATTTATAGCGGTAGATGATTTAAAACCGTTGATAGGGGCTTACGGGAATGAGCAAATCCAAACACCTCAAATGGATAGGCTTGCAGAAGAAGGGGTGACCTTTTTAAATAATCATACCCAGGAGGCAGTATGTGGCCCATCACGAGCCAGTCTGTTGACAGGGCTTAGACCCGATCAGACTAAAGTGTGGAGACTTCATGTGCAGATCAGGGAACACAATCCGGACGTAGTGACCCTTCCACAATATTTTAAGAAACAGGGCTACATCACGACCGGTGTCGGAAAAGTTTTTGATCGCAGTACGGTTGGTAACGGATATGACAGGAGATCTTGGTCCATACCGTTCAACAGTAATATGCCCGATTATCCGGGAGAGTACGGAGACCCTTTTGTGCATTATCAGTCAGCAGAGACGAAGGCCAGGGCTTCACACTATATGGAAGCTGCTGCTCAAAAAGGAATTCATAAAAAGAGAAAGCAAAAAAGTTATGCCTTAGATCGTATAAAACCGTCCACCGAAATGCTTGATGTGTCGGATGATGCATACCTGGATGGATTACATGCAAAACGGGGAATGGCCTTGTTAGATGAACTATCTGCTGAAGAAAAACCATTCTTCCTGGCGGTTGGTTTTAAAAAACCTCATTTGCCGTTTATTGCTCCCAAAAAATACTGGGACTTGTATGATCGCGAAAATATTGAGCTGAGTTCATGGCAAAAGAAGTCCGTGAATGGTCCCAAAATAGCATATCACAATTTTGGGGAGCTGCGCAGTTATTCTGATATCCGACCTGCCTTAGATGACAGTCTACACCTGGCTGAATCAAAACAAAAAGAATTGATCCACGGGTATATGGCAGCCGTATCCTACATTGATACCCAGGTAGGTAAACTGATGGATAAACTTGAAGAATTGGGCCTCCGTGAAAATACGATTGTAGTTCTTTGG
- a CDS encoding SusC/RagA family TonB-linked outer membrane protein translates to MNFLKERIFKVCLVILGLILWNSPTEAQRLSSLMKVEQQSHQKVQIERGMTFTEALKIFEKQYKVVFLYHTDVITDKKVTRPYELPPKVDQALSTLFTGQGIEFKNLNPKTYAIFSKNDERFTSETPIIHRVDGIVTDAESGEALIGVNVVVKGTTNGVATNLEGRYSLETSSPQDTLVFSYIGYQKLEVPIEGRSQVDVSLQQQTLSGEELVVVGYGSSTRSDVTGSVSSVSVNQNEANRHNSVSSLLQGKAAGVVVKTTSGQPGSTVDVNIRGVSSLRGDNQPLYVVDGVIMNSSTDQMKSGTGEFGTEQAPQDALTGINPNDIKDIQILKDASATAIYGSRGANGVVLITTKTGQQGRTNVEYNGSTELGRVSNDMPMLDPLGYARYQNEYNQLQGFGDAYYIRDDGNIQPYDRDGGADSLAPVATPINWQDDILRTSVSQQHRISITGALEKTNYFFAAGYNKQEGIVENTGLQQGDFRLNLDRDVGDNLQISTRLTGMFRKNDQTQGSNAGGGTRFSIIRQMLGKAPLLDNFQEDQEYDLELEGPRAWLQGYDDLSEETRFIGGLKANYDISSNFNYILRLGGTVRNKTRKTWYGTELFVGEEVNGLAANSTLDYFGYNIDSILRFNGDLGENHNLRATLVGTFDRRIKKDASVEGHDFFSEALRADGIGFANSVFPYEKENRRISVLSGLARLNYRLYNNYLVTASLRADGSSKFTEGNKWGFFPSFAVAWRAGNEQFIKDLDLFSELKIRAGWGITGSQSLQPYQTLTPYNYAPYPDASNSLEAGAALSSLANEDLTWETTTQYNAGIDFGFWNNQLNGSLDIYYKETKDLLQRISLGPSSGFDNFFVNRGSIANKGVELALNGNVIQKKDFTINVGGNISFNRNEILDLGLSTGDFGGRELEAFLGSEVSGGSYFKTPANIFAVGQPVGVFWGYQTDGIIQTQEEAQNAPTYQGITAQAGDIKYIDRNGDGNIDPNDKTIIGDPNPDYSFGINSSITYKNISLDFYIDAIQNFDIANGNLLREAYAEGNAENIRSEAYYDAWRPDNQDGAYPRIGYTYRGDFPDFIVEDGSFIRLSNVTLSYNVPVSKISFLRGLNVYTTGNNLVTITDYSGWDPEVNAFPWDGTRIGVDYNTYPKMKSIIFGVNLKF, encoded by the coding sequence ATGAATTTCCTAAAGGAACGAATCTTTAAAGTTTGCCTGGTTATTCTTGGACTAATTTTATGGAATAGTCCTACAGAAGCTCAAAGATTGAGTTCTTTGATGAAGGTAGAGCAACAAAGTCATCAGAAAGTGCAAATTGAACGAGGGATGACTTTTACAGAAGCTCTTAAAATTTTTGAAAAGCAATATAAGGTCGTATTTCTTTACCATACTGACGTTATAACTGATAAAAAAGTGACGAGACCTTATGAGTTACCTCCAAAAGTTGATCAAGCTCTAAGTACCTTATTCACTGGGCAAGGAATTGAGTTTAAAAATCTCAATCCTAAGACTTATGCCATTTTTAGTAAAAATGACGAGAGGTTTACTAGTGAAACACCAATAATCCATCGTGTTGATGGTATAGTAACTGATGCAGAAAGTGGAGAAGCACTAATTGGAGTTAATGTAGTTGTAAAAGGTACAACAAACGGAGTAGCAACAAATCTGGAAGGCAGGTATTCATTAGAAACTTCTTCACCTCAAGATACCTTGGTGTTTTCATATATAGGATATCAAAAACTTGAGGTACCTATTGAAGGTAGATCTCAAGTGGATGTTTCATTACAACAACAGACTTTAAGTGGTGAAGAACTAGTAGTAGTTGGCTATGGGAGTAGTACTAGATCTGATGTTACCGGATCAGTTAGTTCTGTATCAGTAAATCAAAATGAAGCCAACCGGCATAATAGCGTATCATCTCTTTTGCAAGGAAAAGCAGCTGGAGTTGTAGTAAAAACTACAAGTGGTCAACCTGGTAGTACTGTTGATGTAAATATTCGGGGTGTTAGTTCATTGCGTGGGGACAATCAGCCTCTATATGTAGTTGATGGTGTTATTATGAATTCATCAACTGACCAAATGAAGAGTGGTACTGGTGAATTTGGCACGGAACAAGCACCCCAAGATGCACTCACTGGGATAAATCCAAATGATATTAAGGATATTCAAATATTAAAGGATGCTTCAGCTACAGCAATTTATGGATCAAGGGGAGCTAATGGAGTTGTCTTAATTACCACTAAAACAGGGCAACAGGGTAGAACAAATGTTGAATATAATGGATCTACTGAGTTAGGTCGCGTATCAAATGATATGCCAATGCTTGACCCCTTAGGGTATGCCAGATATCAAAATGAGTATAACCAATTGCAAGGTTTTGGTGATGCATATTACATCAGAGATGATGGTAATATTCAACCCTATGACAGGGATGGAGGTGCTGATTCTTTAGCTCCTGTTGCAACACCAATTAATTGGCAGGATGACATTCTTAGGACATCAGTAAGTCAACAACATAGAATTAGCATTACTGGTGCTCTTGAGAAAACTAATTACTTTTTTGCAGCTGGTTATAACAAACAAGAAGGAATCGTTGAGAATACGGGTTTACAACAGGGGGACTTTCGTCTAAACCTTGACCGAGATGTGGGTGACAATTTACAGATAAGTACTCGGTTAACGGGTATGTTCAGAAAAAATGACCAGACCCAGGGCTCAAATGCCGGAGGTGGTACACGTTTCAGTATCATACGCCAGATGTTAGGAAAAGCACCGTTGTTAGATAACTTTCAAGAGGATCAGGAATATGACCTTGAATTAGAAGGACCAAGAGCATGGCTGCAAGGGTATGATGACCTCTCTGAGGAAACACGTTTTATTGGAGGGCTTAAAGCAAACTATGACATAAGTAGTAACTTTAACTACATCTTACGCTTAGGTGGAACAGTTAGAAATAAAACGAGAAAAACCTGGTATGGAACCGAACTCTTTGTTGGTGAAGAAGTAAATGGTTTAGCCGCGAATTCTACTCTTGATTACTTTGGCTATAATATTGACAGTATTCTTCGATTCAATGGAGATCTGGGTGAAAACCATAACTTAAGAGCCACTTTAGTTGGAACTTTTGATCGTAGAATTAAAAAAGATGCATCTGTTGAAGGACATGATTTCTTCTCTGAAGCTTTGCGGGCAGATGGTATTGGTTTTGCTAATAGTGTATTCCCATACGAGAAGGAAAATAGAAGAATCTCTGTTCTATCTGGACTGGCCCGTTTGAATTATCGTCTTTATAACAATTATTTAGTCACAGCATCACTAAGAGCTGACGGATCCAGTAAATTCACAGAAGGAAATAAGTGGGGCTTTTTCCCTTCTTTTGCGGTTGCATGGCGAGCTGGTAACGAGCAGTTTATCAAAGACCTCGATTTATTTTCCGAATTAAAAATTAGGGCAGGTTGGGGTATTACAGGCAGTCAGTCATTACAGCCCTATCAAACGTTGACACCGTACAATTATGCACCCTATCCGGATGCATCAAACAGTCTTGAAGCGGGAGCTGCTCTAAGTTCACTGGCAAATGAAGATCTTACCTGGGAAACTACAACGCAGTATAATGCGGGTATAGATTTCGGATTCTGGAATAATCAGTTGAATGGTAGTCTTGATATCTATTACAAAGAGACCAAAGACCTTTTACAACGTATTAGCTTAGGTCCTTCAAGTGGATTTGACAACTTTTTTGTAAATCGAGGTTCCATCGCAAATAAAGGTGTAGAGTTAGCGCTCAATGGTAATGTAATTCAGAAAAAAGATTTTACAATTAACGTTGGTGGTAACATTTCTTTTAATCGGAATGAAATCCTGGATTTAGGTTTATCAACAGGTGATTTCGGTGGTAGAGAACTCGAAGCATTTTTAGGCAGTGAAGTTTCTGGTGGTAGTTATTTTAAAACACCTGCAAACATATTTGCAGTTGGACAACCGGTTGGAGTATTCTGGGGGTATCAAACTGATGGTATAATACAGACTCAAGAGGAAGCTCAAAATGCACCCACTTACCAAGGAATTACAGCACAGGCTGGTGATATAAAATATATTGATAGAAATGGAGATGGTAACATAGACCCAAATGACAAAACAATAATCGGAGATCCGAATCCTGATTACTCATTTGGTATCAATTCTTCAATTACCTACAAGAATATTAGCCTCGATTTTTATATCGATGCTATCCAAAACTTTGATATTGCCAATGGTAACTTACTCAGGGAAGCCTATGCAGAGGGTAATGCAGAGAATATTCGTTCGGAAGCATATTATGATGCATGGCGACCCGATAATCAAGACGGTGCTTATCCACGTATTGGTTATACCTACCGTGGCGACTTTCCTGATTTTATCGTAGAAGATGGCAGTTTTATTAGACTATCTAATGTAACCCTTTCCTACAATGTTCCTGTATCAAAAATCAGTTTTCTTCGGGGTCTAAATGTCTATACAACTGGTAATAACCTGGTAACAATAACGGACTACAGTGGCTGGGATCCAGAGGTAAATGCTTTCCCTTGGGACGGTACCAGAATTGGTGTTGATTACAACACATACCCGAAAATGAAGTCCATAATTTTTGGCGTCAACCTAAAATTCTAA
- a CDS encoding glycoside hydrolase family 3 N-terminal domain-containing protein, which translates to MDRYIILILTLFLCASCTTQNRDYTNPKLPIEDRVDNLLNKMTLEEKVAQMAQFVGLEHMKKAEQNLSAEELANNDAQGFYENLHSSEVAQMVREGKIGSFLHVTTIEEANHLQELAQESRLQIPLLIGIDAIHGNGLNRGATVYPSPISLASTWDTTLVKTIGRQTAKEMRAMGAQWTFSPNIEVARDPRWGRVGETFGEDPKLVSDFGVKLIQGLQGTDSDFTDNVIANAKHAIGGGESVNGLNAAPADISDHSLREVFLPPFKAAIEAGVYTAMASHNEINGVPAHANKWLLENLFREEYGFNGFVVSDWMDIERLKDLHRVAPTYKDAFRQTIEAGMDMHMHGPGFTPKVVELVEEGVISEERINKSARRILEAKFRLGLFEDPFVDEDQFENAIFTDQHQETALEAAHESIVLLKNDGLLPLGKNKYDNILVTGPNANNQSILGDWVLEQPEDNITTVFEGIRKVVPEANVEFLEYGHIKSKLSENKFEEARQKAAKADLTVAVVGENSLRYQYRWKTSGENRDASTVKLHGDQLRYIKELKKSGKPVVVVLVNGRPLGVEWISENVPALIEAWEPGAKGGQALAEILFGEVNPSGKLPITFPRNVGQIMQVYNHKPSQYFHHYVLDETGPLFHFGYGLSYTTFEYSDLSIADATLEKGDTLEVSVDITNTGNRKGQEIAQLYIQDKYASVTQPVKELKGYQRLTLEKGEAKTVTFTISYDDLGLFDRNLNYVVEPGEFSLMVGGSSRDEDLIQKTFNTK; encoded by the coding sequence CTGGATAGGTACATAATTTTAATTTTGACCCTTTTTTTGTGTGCAAGTTGTACTACACAGAATAGGGATTATACTAACCCAAAATTACCGATAGAGGATCGTGTTGATAACCTTTTAAATAAAATGACTCTGGAAGAAAAAGTTGCTCAAATGGCTCAATTTGTAGGCCTTGAGCATATGAAAAAAGCAGAGCAAAATTTGTCGGCTGAAGAGCTGGCAAATAACGATGCTCAGGGTTTTTATGAAAATCTACATTCCAGTGAAGTAGCCCAAATGGTTAGAGAGGGTAAGATCGGATCCTTTCTTCATGTTACAACAATAGAAGAAGCCAATCATCTGCAGGAGTTAGCTCAGGAAAGCCGTTTACAGATACCTTTGTTGATAGGGATAGATGCAATTCACGGCAATGGCTTGAATCGTGGCGCCACGGTATATCCTTCACCTATAAGTTTAGCCAGTACTTGGGATACGACTCTTGTTAAAACGATTGGCCGGCAGACTGCAAAAGAGATGCGTGCCATGGGAGCTCAGTGGACATTTTCTCCTAACATCGAAGTAGCTCGAGATCCACGATGGGGGAGAGTTGGCGAAACCTTTGGTGAAGATCCGAAACTGGTATCAGATTTTGGAGTGAAGTTAATTCAAGGACTTCAAGGTACAGATTCTGATTTCACTGATAACGTGATTGCGAATGCTAAGCATGCAATTGGTGGCGGTGAATCTGTCAATGGTTTAAATGCAGCACCTGCCGATATATCGGATCACTCCCTTCGCGAAGTATTTCTGCCGCCTTTTAAGGCTGCAATTGAAGCGGGTGTATATACCGCAATGGCTTCTCATAACGAGATCAACGGTGTACCGGCACATGCGAATAAATGGTTGCTGGAAAATTTATTTCGTGAGGAGTATGGTTTTAATGGTTTCGTGGTTAGTGACTGGATGGATATTGAACGACTTAAAGATTTACACCGGGTTGCGCCAACGTATAAAGATGCTTTTCGCCAGACTATAGAAGCGGGCATGGATATGCATATGCATGGTCCGGGATTCACTCCAAAAGTTGTTGAGCTGGTGGAAGAGGGCGTAATTTCTGAAGAACGGATTAATAAGTCGGCCAGACGAATATTAGAAGCAAAATTTCGGTTGGGGCTGTTTGAAGATCCTTTCGTAGATGAGGATCAATTTGAGAATGCAATATTTACCGACCAGCATCAAGAAACAGCTCTTGAGGCCGCCCACGAGTCAATCGTCTTACTTAAGAATGATGGACTCCTTCCCTTGGGTAAGAATAAGTATGATAACATACTGGTAACGGGCCCCAATGCTAATAACCAGAGCATACTGGGAGACTGGGTGTTGGAACAACCTGAAGATAACATCACCACTGTTTTTGAAGGCATTCGTAAAGTAGTTCCTGAAGCTAATGTTGAGTTCCTGGAATATGGACATATCAAATCTAAACTGAGCGAAAACAAATTTGAAGAAGCTCGGCAAAAAGCTGCCAAAGCTGATCTCACGGTAGCGGTGGTTGGAGAAAATTCTCTGCGCTACCAGTACCGATGGAAAACCAGTGGGGAAAACCGTGATGCCTCTACCGTAAAATTACATGGTGATCAACTTAGGTATATCAAAGAATTGAAAAAATCCGGCAAGCCAGTGGTTGTAGTCTTGGTCAACGGTCGTCCGCTAGGAGTAGAATGGATTTCGGAAAATGTGCCGGCCTTGATCGAGGCTTGGGAACCCGGAGCGAAGGGAGGGCAGGCATTAGCAGAAATTTTATTTGGTGAAGTGAATCCTAGTGGGAAGCTTCCAATTACGTTTCCCAGAAATGTGGGGCAAATCATGCAAGTGTATAACCATAAACCGTCACAGTATTTTCACCATTATGTGCTGGACGAAACAGGACCACTATTCCATTTTGGCTATGGACTGAGTTATACCACTTTTGAATACAGTGATCTATCAATCGCTGATGCTACTCTGGAGAAAGGAGATACCCTGGAGGTTTCGGTGGATATTACCAATACTGGAAACCGGAAGGGCCAAGAAATAGCGCAGCTTTACATCCAAGATAAATATGCTTCGGTAACGCAACCTGTTAAAGAATTGAAAGGGTATCAACGGTTGACCTTGGAAAAGGGCGAAGCCAAGACGGTGACATTCACCATTTCCTATGATGATCTGGGATTATTTGATCGAAATTTGAACTACGTCGTTGAACCGGGTGAGTTTAGCCTGATGGTAGGAGGATCATCCCGAGATGAGGATCTCATACAAAAAACTTTTAACACTAAATAA
- a CDS encoding sulfatase family protein, with protein MNLRKNVILFLALFLLYSCTSQEDNGSTTDRPNIIYIMADDHAAHAISAYGGIYDDLAPTPNIDRLAKEGVKFNNVFATNAICGPSRASILTGKYANLHGYYKNQSGGKFDASQWTFPQEFQNGGYQTALFGKWHLGSEPKGFDNFKYHEGAGQQGFYWDPLYNENGKEIKEQGYATNLSTDFALEWLQEQRNEDQPFMMLLQYKAPHRAWEPDKKYEDLWEDIEMPYPDTFNDDYEGRENTAGDTWMTMHYLNRKDMKMDPPDSLEGQALRDWLWYGNEPGEVVKPNPDMSDEEAKKWKYQRYIKDYLATVKSVDDNVGRVLDYLDKQGLTDNTIVVYTSDQGFYLGDHGFFDKRFIYEESLRMPFLVRYPEKLKAGTENNDIITNIDFAPTLLDFAGISTPDEVQGRSFASNAMGNTPEDWRQSMYYHYYEWPFWHHVQPHYGIRTQRYKLAHFYYSIDEWEFYDLEKDPDELKNLINEPQYQDKIEELKQRLNGLQETYKDDKSLEEYRMITDTDFGNKTE; from the coding sequence ATGAATTTGAGAAAAAATGTAATCCTGTTCTTAGCGTTATTTTTGCTGTACTCCTGCACCAGCCAGGAAGACAATGGTTCAACTACTGACCGTCCGAATATCATCTACATAATGGCTGATGACCATGCCGCTCACGCAATTTCAGCATATGGCGGCATTTATGATGACTTGGCTCCAACTCCTAATATTGATAGACTGGCGAAGGAGGGGGTAAAATTCAATAATGTATTTGCAACCAATGCTATTTGCGGGCCAAGTCGTGCCAGTATTTTAACGGGTAAATACGCCAACCTGCATGGCTATTATAAGAATCAGAGCGGTGGTAAGTTTGATGCATCACAATGGACTTTTCCCCAGGAATTTCAAAATGGGGGGTACCAAACAGCATTGTTTGGCAAGTGGCATTTGGGATCCGAGCCCAAAGGGTTTGATAACTTCAAATACCATGAAGGTGCCGGCCAACAGGGTTTTTATTGGGATCCGTTATACAACGAGAATGGTAAAGAAATAAAAGAACAGGGCTATGCAACGAATCTAAGTACCGATTTTGCACTTGAATGGTTGCAAGAGCAGCGTAATGAGGATCAGCCATTTATGATGTTACTACAATATAAGGCCCCTCATAGAGCTTGGGAACCGGACAAAAAATACGAAGACCTGTGGGAGGATATTGAGATGCCCTATCCGGATACTTTTAATGATGATTATGAAGGCAGAGAGAATACAGCGGGTGATACCTGGATGACCATGCATTACCTCAACCGCAAGGATATGAAGATGGATCCCCCTGATTCACTGGAAGGGCAAGCGTTAAGAGATTGGCTCTGGTATGGTAATGAGCCTGGTGAAGTGGTAAAACCAAATCCCGACATGTCGGATGAGGAGGCAAAAAAGTGGAAATACCAGCGCTACATTAAAGATTATCTTGCCACGGTAAAATCAGTTGATGACAATGTAGGGCGTGTATTGGATTACCTGGATAAGCAGGGATTGACCGATAACACCATCGTCGTTTATACATCCGACCAAGGGTTTTACCTGGGTGATCATGGCTTTTTTGACAAACGATTCATTTACGAGGAATCGCTGCGTATGCCATTTTTGGTACGATATCCGGAAAAATTGAAAGCAGGTACCGAAAACAACGATATCATAACCAATATTGATTTCGCCCCAACCCTGTTGGATTTTGCCGGTATATCTACACCGGATGAAGTACAGGGACGAAGTTTTGCTTCAAATGCTATGGGTAATACCCCGGAAGATTGGCGACAATCCATGTATTACCACTATTACGAGTGGCCGTTTTGGCATCACGTCCAGCCACATTATGGCATTAGGACACAGCGCTATAAGCTGGCTCACTTTTACTATAGCATCGACGAGTGGGAGTTTTATGACTTAGAAAAAGATCCAGACGAACTCAAAAACCTGATAAATGAGCCTCAATATCAGGATAAGATTGAGGAGTTAAAACAGAGACTCAATGGACTGCAAGAAACCTACAAAGATGATAAATCCTTAGAGGAGTATCGCATGATTACAGATACTGATTTTGGGAATAAGACTGAATGA
- a CDS encoding RagB/SusD family nutrient uptake outer membrane protein, whose amino-acid sequence MKRSITSIFIAIIILTAPSCTDMITENPSTFLNETNLYSSEEGAQAALTGVYGAMIGYHYSTRSYPIVLMMHSGKFYGDHGASKDLYQLNPLPNGKFLGKMWSDMYRMINRANDVIKNLNESNLDPSEKDPILGEVYFLRAVTYFNLVRMWGAVPLTLEPTTTETLAIPRTPVEEVYNAIISDLENAKSLMHDPSEQRTGRPNKYAAHALLAKVYVTMAGNDNSSQYWQDAYDNAITVYNEGPYDLVSSYSELWHPMKENSVESIFEIQLNREISLRMVLETMLRRYYPNTNTRERVKINKEVYDTHIQMYPEDPRMGISYADSSYIKYRNKGPKELDLYPVNNRDKRGWPGLQKWHVPGISNSKLVNINLPYLRYADHLLLLAEIENELNGPSNAYQYVNQVLARARDIDGDGVSDSPDPADWSGMTQDEFRERIMQERVFELIGEAQTWFDVRRRGYDYFLENVIRKHNNNPNNTDLDFVFPESEKNMLFPIPANEINANPAITPSDQNPGY is encoded by the coding sequence ATGAAACGCTCAATTACATCAATTTTTATAGCCATAATAATTCTAACGGCTCCTTCGTGCACGGATATGATAACTGAAAATCCGAGTACTTTTCTGAATGAAACAAACCTTTATTCTAGTGAAGAAGGCGCACAGGCAGCATTAACAGGTGTCTATGGTGCTATGATAGGGTACCATTACTCCACTAGGAGTTATCCTATAGTATTAATGATGCATTCGGGGAAGTTTTATGGGGATCACGGTGCAAGTAAAGATTTATATCAACTAAATCCTTTACCTAACGGCAAGTTCCTTGGTAAAATGTGGTCTGATATGTACCGCATGATAAATCGGGCAAACGACGTTATTAAAAACCTTAATGAGTCAAATCTCGATCCATCTGAAAAGGATCCAATTTTAGGAGAAGTATACTTTTTAAGAGCGGTAACCTATTTCAACCTGGTAAGGATGTGGGGTGCAGTACCTTTAACTCTTGAGCCAACAACGACAGAAACCTTAGCCATACCTAGAACACCGGTTGAAGAAGTATATAACGCCATTATATCGGATTTGGAAAATGCTAAGTCACTGATGCATGATCCTTCAGAGCAACGTACAGGTCGTCCTAACAAATATGCAGCACACGCTCTGCTTGCAAAAGTTTACGTGACGATGGCAGGAAATGACAATAGTTCCCAATATTGGCAGGATGCATATGATAATGCCATTACGGTTTACAATGAAGGACCGTATGATTTGGTGAGTAGTTATAGTGAACTCTGGCACCCCATGAAAGAAAATTCGGTTGAAAGTATTTTTGAGATTCAATTGAATAGGGAAATTTCATTACGAATGGTATTGGAAACAATGCTAAGACGTTACTATCCAAATACCAATACCAGGGAACGCGTAAAGATCAATAAGGAGGTTTACGATACTCATATTCAAATGTATCCTGAGGATCCTAGGATGGGTATTAGCTATGCTGATTCATCTTACATTAAATATCGAAACAAAGGTCCCAAGGAATTAGATTTATATCCGGTAAATAACAGAGATAAAAGAGGATGGCCCGGTTTACAAAAATGGCATGTGCCCGGTATATCAAATTCTAAGCTTGTAAATATTAACTTACCTTATCTTCGATATGCTGACCACTTGTTACTCCTGGCAGAAATTGAAAATGAATTGAACGGGCCTTCAAATGCCTACCAATATGTAAATCAAGTATTAGCCAGAGCTCGAGATATTGACGGTGACGGAGTTTCCGATTCACCGGATCCAGCTGATTGGTCGGGAATGACTCAAGATGAATTTCGTGAAAGAATCATGCAGGAGCGAGTCTTTGAGTTAATCGGGGAGGCACAAACCTGGTTTGATGTGCGACGGAGGGGTTACGATTACTTCCTGGAAAACGTAATAAGGAAACATAATAACAATCCAAATAACACTGATCTGGATTTTGTTTTCCCTGAAAGCGAAAAAAATATGCTGTTCCCTATTCCTGCAAACGAAATAAATGCAAATCCGGCTATTACACCTTCTGATCAAAACCCTGGTTATTAA